In Erwinia pyrifoliae DSM 12163, the genomic window TCAGATCAGTTTTTCCCAGTGTTCGATCCACTCTCCGGCCGGATCTTCCGGGATTTCATGTTCGAGTACGTCAATTTCCAGACGCTCACCGATACGCTGCGCACCCAAAGAGGTCAGCAGCTCGTCGAATTGCTGAATTGCCCCGCAGAACAGATCGTATTCACGGTTACCCAGGCCGATAGCGCCGTAACGCAATTTACTCAGATCGGGCTGCTGTTCTTTAATTGCCTCAAACAGCGGCTGGATGTTATCGGGCAGCTCACCGGCGCCGTGGGTAGAGGTGACGATAATCCAGATCCCTTCCAGCTTCAGTTCCGCCAGCTCCGGCCCGTGGAGCGTGGTGGCGGTGTGACCGGCTTCAGACAGCTTCTCATCCAGATGATCGGCCACGTATTCTGAGCTGCCTAACGTACTGCCACTGATTAATGTAATGTCGGCCATAATCTGATCCCAGTGTGATAATGGCGGGCATTGTACGCTGTGATCAGATTGGGATCTACCTGTGGGTAAGTAGGGGTATTTCTTATCGCCATCTGCAACGCCTGGCAGGAAGCAGCGAAACGGCAGCGG contains:
- the mioC gene encoding FMN-binding protein MioC, with the protein product MADITLISGSTLGSSEYVADHLDEKLSEAGHTATTLHGPELAELKLEGIWIIVTSTHGAGELPDNIQPLFEAIKEQQPDLSKLRYGAIGLGNREYDLFCGAIQQFDELLTSLGAQRIGERLEIDVLEHEIPEDPAGEWIEHWEKLI